A single genomic interval of Arachis duranensis cultivar V14167 chromosome 7, aradu.V14167.gnm2.J7QH, whole genome shotgun sequence harbors:
- the LOC107457931 gene encoding probable inactive receptor kinase At1g48480, whose protein sequence is MNNTLFLSTLLVLLSSAIVSGGDLASDRATLLTLRATVGGRSLLWNLTEQNPCSWTGVFCENEKRNRVTTLRLPGMGLSGNLPLGLGNLTELQTLSLRFNALTGPIPSDFAKLTSLRNLYLQGNFFNGQIPDFLFSMENLVRLNLGKNNFSGEISPKFNSLTRLDTLYLENNHFTGSIPDLSVPPLHQFNVSNNRLNGSVPERFSGLNESAFSGNELCGKPLEACPGSNNGGGGSHKKKNKLSGGAIAGIVIGSVIGAILILLLLFLLCRKSRKTDSRDVSAAAPPKSVEVADVARDGGGGGGASGSSAVAGSKVESKSNGGGAKSLVFFGDVNRPFDLEELLRASAEVLGKGTFGTTYKATMDLGISVAVKRLKDVTLPEREFREKIEQVGKMVHENLVPLRGYYFSKDEKLVVYDYMPMGSLSALLHANNGAGRTPLNWETRSAIALGAARGVAYLHSHGPTSSHGNIKSSNILLTKSFEARVSDFGLAHLALPTATPNRISGYRAPEVTDSRKVSQKADVYSFGIMLLELLTGKAPTHSSLNEDGVDLPRWVQSVVQDEWNTEVFDVELLRYQNIEDEMVKLLQLALECTAQYPDKRPSMEVVESRIQEISRSSLEKEEEEEKNEFSQQYYSVDSGPPQA, encoded by the exons ATGAACAACACTCTGTTTCTATCCACACTTCTCGTCCTGTTATCCTCCGCCATTGTTTCCGGCGGCGATCTAGCCTCCGACAGAGCAACCCTCCTAACCCTACGGGCCACTGTTGGTGGTCGCTCCCTCCTCTGGAACCTGACGGAACAGAATCCATGCTCATGGACGGGTGTGTTCTGCGAAAACGAAAAGAGAAACAGAGTAACAACGTTGAGGCTCCCAGGCATGGGTCTCTCAGGGAACCTTCCATTGGGTTTGGGTAACCTCACTGAGCTTCAGACCCTCTCTCTCCGATTCAATGCACTCACCGGTCCCATTCCCTCCGATTTCGCCAAACTCACCTCTCTCAGAAACCTCTACCTTCAGGGAAACTTCTTCAATGGCCAAATCCCTGATTTCTTGTTCTCTATGGAGAATTTGGTTAGGTTGAATTTGGGGAAGAACAATTTCAGCGGCGAGATCTCTCCCAAGTTCAATTCTCTTACTCGTTTGGATACTCTCTATTTAGAGAATAATCACTTCACTGGGAGCATCCCTGACCTTAGTGTTCCGCCTCTGCATCAGTTCAACGTGTCGAATAATCGGTTGAACGGCTCGGTTCCGGAGCGGTTTTCGGGGTTGAATGAAAGCGCTTTTTCCGGGAATGAGCTCTGTGGGAAGCCCCTTGAAGCTTGCCCTGGTAGTAACAATGGTGGAGGAGGGAGCcataagaagaagaataagctCTCTGGCGGTGCAATTGCGGGTATTGTTATTGGGTCTGTAATTGGAGCGATTTTGATTCTGCTGCTTTTGTTCTTGTTATGCAGAAAATCCAGAAAAACTGATTCCAGGGATGTTTCTGCGGCTGCACCTCCAAAAAGTGTGGAGGTTGCTGACGTGGCAcgagatggtggtggtggtggtggtgctaGTGGTTCTTCGGCCGTTGCGGGTTCAAAGGTTGAAAGCAAGAGCAATGGTGGTGGTGCAAAAAGTTTAGTATTCTTTGGTGATGTGAATAGGCCTTTTGATCTTGAAGAGTTGCTGAGGGCTTCTGCTGAGGTTCTTGGAAAAGGGACATTCGGAACCACCTATAAGGCCACGATGGATTTGGGGATCAGCGTCGCCGTGAAGCGCCTGAAGGATGTTACCCTGCCGGAGAGGGAGTTCAGGGAGAAGATAGAGCAAGTTGGGAAGATGGTTCATGAGAATTTGGTTCCACTCAGGGGTTACTACTTCAGCAAAGATGAGAAGCTTGTTGTGTATGATTACATGCCAATGGGAAGCTTGTCTGCATTATTACATg CGAATAATGGCGCCGGCAGGACTCCCCTGAATTGGGAAACAAGGTCTGCCATTGCCCTTGGCGCTGCTCGTGGGGTCGCATACCTACATTCACACGGACCAACATCCTCCCATGGAAACATCAAATCCTCAAATATCCTTCTCACCAAATCATTTGAAGCTCGTGTCTCCGACTTTGGCCTTGCTCATCTTGCTCTCCCGACCGCCACACCCAACCGTATTTCCGGCTATCGAGCCCCAGAGGTCACTGACTCTCGCAAAGTATCACAAAAGGCAGACGTCTACAGCTTTGGTATAATGCTCTTGGAACTCCTAACGGGGAAGGCTCCCACTCATTCCTCACTGAATGAAGATGGTGTAGACCTCCCAAGATGGGTCCAGTCGGTGGTTCAAGACGAGTGGAACACTGAGGTTTTCGACGTGGAGCTCCTTAGGTACCAGAACATTGAGGATGAAATGGTGAAGCTCTTGCAGCTCGCGCTCGAATGCACAGCTCAATACCCCGACAAGAGACCTTCAATGGAGGTGGTTGAAAGCAGGATTCAGGAAATTTCACGTTCTAGTttagagaaagaggaagaagaagaaaaaaatgaattttcacAACAGTACTACTCTGTTGATTCTGGTCCCCCACAAGCTTGA